Proteins from one Candidatus Nitrospira nitrosa genomic window:
- a CDS encoding ATP citrate lyase citrate-binding domain-containing protein, which yields MAKVLEGPGMGLMKKWGIHVPNYVVVTSVDELTKLGQANDWMKTSKLVAKAHEALGSRFKLGLVKVGLDLNSAIAATKEMLGRQVGSITVSQVIVSEMVPHKEEYYCAVKSTREGSEILVANCGGIEVESNWDRVKRLCLEVGQAPSAGQLEKLSKEAGFTGPLAKKMADFSGKMFTCFDSEDAQYLEVNPVVTRESDGELVALDAVTLLDGDAKFRHPDWNFQFAAEFGRSYSKDEVEVMAVDSKIKGSVKFIEIPGGDTAMLPAGGGASVYYSDAVVARGGKLANYAEYSGDPPDWAVEVLTEKVCSLPGIKNIIVGGAIANFTDVKKTFGGIINGFRKAKGDGKLKGVKIWVRRGGPREKEGLDAMRALKDEGFDINVFDRNTPLTDIVDKALQK from the coding sequence ATGGCTAAGGTGTTGGAAGGCCCCGGCATGGGGCTGATGAAGAAGTGGGGGATTCACGTCCCCAACTATGTCGTCGTCACGTCCGTTGACGAACTGACCAAGCTCGGACAAGCCAATGACTGGATGAAGACCTCGAAGTTGGTGGCGAAGGCGCACGAGGCACTCGGCTCACGTTTTAAGCTCGGTCTAGTCAAGGTTGGTTTGGATCTCAACAGTGCAATCGCTGCGACAAAGGAAATGCTCGGTCGGCAGGTCGGCAGCATCACTGTGTCGCAGGTCATTGTTTCAGAGATGGTTCCACATAAAGAGGAATACTATTGTGCGGTGAAGTCTACCCGCGAAGGCAGCGAGATCCTTGTCGCCAATTGCGGTGGGATCGAAGTTGAGTCGAACTGGGATCGTGTGAAACGTCTCTGCTTGGAAGTCGGACAGGCCCCCTCGGCGGGTCAACTTGAAAAACTTTCAAAAGAGGCTGGATTTACGGGCCCGCTCGCGAAAAAGATGGCCGATTTTTCGGGCAAGATGTTTACCTGTTTCGATAGCGAGGATGCGCAGTATCTCGAGGTGAATCCCGTCGTGACACGCGAGAGTGATGGCGAGTTGGTCGCGCTCGATGCGGTCACGTTGCTGGACGGTGACGCCAAGTTCAGGCATCCGGATTGGAACTTTCAATTTGCAGCTGAGTTCGGCCGTTCCTACAGCAAGGATGAAGTAGAAGTCATGGCGGTCGACAGCAAGATCAAGGGCTCAGTAAAGTTTATCGAGATTCCAGGCGGGGACACGGCCATGCTGCCGGCCGGTGGCGGCGCGAGTGTCTATTATTCCGATGCCGTCGTGGCACGTGGCGGCAAGCTGGCAAACTACGCTGAGTATTCCGGCGATCCTCCGGACTGGGCCGTGGAAGTACTGACGGAAAAAGTCTGTTCGTTGCCCGGTATCAAGAACATCATCGTTGGTGGGGCGATTGCGAATTTTACCGACGTCAAGAAGACCTTCGGCGGCATCATTAACGGATTTCGCAAAGCGAAGGGCGATGGCAAGTTAAAGGGCGTGAAGATCTGGGTGCGCCGAGGCGGGCCGCGTGAGAAGGAAGGTCTCGATGCGATGCGCGCACTCAAGGACGAGGGCTTCGACATCAACGTCTTCGACCGCAACACCCCACTGACGGACATCGTCGATAAAGCGTTACAAAAGTAA